The following proteins come from a genomic window of Galactobacillus timonensis:
- the mnmG gene encoding tRNA uridine-5-carboxymethylaminomethyl(34) synthesis enzyme MnmG has protein sequence MSEFEIIVIGGGHAGIEAALAAARMGHKTMLVTLSMENIGKMPCNPSVGGPAKGIVVREIDALGGQMPITADRTALQFKMLNSAKGPGVRALRVQSDKLAYKEMMQYVVTHQENLTVLAAMVTRINVTNQTVTGITLADGSVITADAVILTTGTYMAGLNMISAEVTPGGPDREKTTNELSQSLRDNGIATMRLKTGTPPRVLTASIDFSKTVKEEGTDAFIAFSETTKEIRPFAEQVPCYQTWTTPETHEIILSNLNRSSMYSGVVKGVGPRYCPSIEDKLVRFKDKPRHLLFLEPESLRMDTTYVQGFSTSLPRDVQERMTHTLPGFEHCIIKKYAYAIEYDAIDPIQMQITEESKIIRNLFTAGQVNGTSGYEEAAGQGIIAGINAARKLEGKPPVILRRDQAYIGVLLDDLTTKGTLEPYRLLTSRAEFRLLLRHDNAEQRLIDVGREVGLINDQRYEAYEKKMAALHDLEEKLDATTLELDDPKISEYLDEAGYSDHPHKGVHASDLIRRPNISCVKLLNAAGIEADARIADEAEIEIKYAGYIDKARREAKKLEAMEDQKLGLDFNYDEVENLSIEGRQKLMKYRPETMGQASRISGVNPADLMVLAVALKQGKGRTTA, from the coding sequence ATGAGTGAATTTGAAATTATCGTCATCGGCGGCGGCCATGCAGGCATAGAAGCTGCGCTTGCGGCGGCGCGCATGGGTCATAAGACGATGCTGGTGACGCTGAGTATGGAAAATATCGGCAAGATGCCGTGCAACCCGAGCGTTGGTGGACCGGCCAAGGGCATTGTTGTGAGAGAAATCGATGCGCTGGGCGGACAGATGCCGATCACAGCGGACCGTACGGCGCTGCAGTTCAAGATGCTCAACAGCGCCAAGGGACCGGGTGTACGGGCTCTAAGGGTACAGTCGGACAAGCTTGCCTATAAGGAAATGATGCAGTACGTCGTGACGCACCAGGAGAATCTGACGGTGCTGGCCGCGATGGTGACGCGGATCAACGTGACCAATCAGACCGTTACGGGCATTACGCTGGCGGATGGTTCGGTAATTACGGCGGATGCGGTGATTCTTACGACCGGTACCTATATGGCCGGTCTCAACATGATCAGTGCGGAAGTGACGCCGGGCGGCCCGGACCGTGAAAAGACAACCAACGAACTTTCGCAGTCGCTGCGTGATAACGGCATTGCGACGATGCGTCTGAAAACGGGGACACCGCCGCGTGTTCTGACGGCGTCGATCGACTTTTCAAAGACGGTGAAGGAAGAAGGGACCGATGCCTTCATTGCCTTCAGTGAGACGACAAAAGAAATTCGTCCCTTTGCTGAGCAGGTACCGTGCTATCAGACCTGGACAACACCTGAGACGCATGAAATCATTCTTTCCAATCTGAACAGGTCATCGATGTATTCCGGTGTTGTGAAGGGTGTCGGTCCGCGTTACTGTCCGAGCATTGAAGACAAGCTGGTGCGCTTCAAGGATAAGCCGAGGCATCTGCTGTTCCTGGAGCCGGAGTCACTGCGCATGGATACGACCTATGTGCAGGGCTTTTCCACGTCGCTTCCCCGCGATGTGCAGGAGAGGATGACGCATACGCTGCCGGGCTTTGAGCACTGCATCATCAAGAAGTATGCCTACGCAATTGAATATGATGCGATCGATCCGATCCAGATGCAGATAACGGAAGAGTCGAAGATCATTCGCAATCTGTTTACGGCCGGTCAGGTCAACGGCACTTCGGGCTATGAAGAGGCGGCGGGACAGGGTATCATCGCCGGCATCAATGCGGCCCGCAAGCTGGAAGGAAAGCCGCCCGTCATCCTGCGCCGCGATCAGGCGTATATCGGCGTTCTGCTCGATGATCTGACGACCAAGGGGACGCTGGAACCGTATCGTCTATTGACGAGTCGGGCCGAGTTCCGTCTTCTTCTGAGGCATGACAATGCCGAGCAGCGTCTGATCGATGTGGGCCGGGAAGTCGGGCTGATCAATGATCAGCGCTATGAAGCCTATGAAAAGAAGATGGCGGCTCTTCATGATCTGGAAGAGAAGCTGGATGCGACGACGCTGGAACTCGACGATCCAAAGATTTCAGAATATCTCGATGAAGCAGGCTACAGCGATCATCCGCACAAGGGTGTGCATGCCAGTGATCTGATCCGGCGCCCGAATATTTCATGTGTGAAGCTGTTAAACGCGGCTGGCATCGAAGCCGATGCCAGGATCGCTGATGAAGCGGAAATCGAGATCAAGTACGCCGGCTATATTGACAAGGCACGTCGCGAGGCGAAGAAGCTGGAGGCGATGGAGGATCAGAAGCTCGGCTTGGACTTCAACTATGACGAGGTGGAAAATCTTTCGATCGAAGGCCGGCAGAAGCTGATGAAATATCGTCCCGAGACGATGGGACAGGCGTCACGCATCTCCGGCGTCAATCCGGCGGATCTGATGGTGCTGGCAGTTGCACTGAAACAGGGAAAGGGAAGGACTACCGCATGA
- a CDS encoding glycoside hydrolase family 10 protein has translation MKAINKSKFMKQLLAVSLSVGCLLAGCGSTAMPKETSSPSASPAELRAAAPEYGMWWSYLDYERDCKDISLETFNSVVDTALDNMQSIGVNRVFVHAVAYTDAFYNSSIYPKSSYLGNCDYDPLAVFVKKAHARGMYIDAWINPMRSIPVDQVDSLPEDSTIRQWISENNERIRQVGDLYYLNPAYEDCRNLICSVIDEILNSYDVDGIHMDDYFYPSGVEKKFDAYAYSLSLRENSSLTLDDFRRNNVNALVKQIYDTIKKHGPSLMYSISPSGNIDNNHQLMYAWPEDWVADRTVDELIPQIYWGFNHPVKPFESTLQEWKNIVGDSGIRLSAGLAAYKVGSVDAGAGDASSEWVDNSDILGRQVQYALSQNCVGAAFYNYGTLFVPSDEIKENVDNEIVHIKSVTLAS, from the coding sequence ATGAAGGCAATCAATAAATCAAAATTCATGAAACAGCTTCTTGCCGTCTCCTTGTCCGTGGGCTGCCTGCTGGCTGGCTGCGGAAGTACAGCGATGCCAAAGGAAACCTCATCACCCTCCGCATCGCCAGCAGAACTAAGGGCAGCCGCGCCGGAGTACGGCATGTGGTGGTCCTATCTCGACTATGAGCGCGACTGCAAGGATATCAGCCTAGAAACGTTCAACAGTGTCGTTGATACGGCACTCGACAACATGCAGAGTATCGGTGTGAACCGTGTGTTCGTGCATGCGGTGGCGTATACGGATGCGTTCTATAACAGTTCGATCTATCCGAAGTCTTCGTATCTGGGAAACTGTGACTATGATCCGCTTGCCGTCTTTGTAAAGAAGGCGCATGCCCGGGGCATGTATATCGATGCCTGGATCAACCCGATGCGTTCGATTCCTGTTGATCAGGTGGACAGTCTTCCGGAAGATTCGACCATACGGCAGTGGATCAGTGAAAACAATGAACGCATACGTCAGGTCGGTGATCTTTACTATCTAAATCCGGCCTATGAAGACTGCCGCAATCTGATCTGCTCGGTCATCGATGAAATTCTCAACAGCTACGATGTGGACGGGATCCATATGGATGACTATTTCTATCCCTCGGGTGTGGAGAAGAAGTTTGATGCCTATGCCTATTCCCTCAGCCTCAGGGAAAACAGCAGTCTGACGCTCGATGACTTCCGCCGAAACAACGTCAATGCCCTTGTGAAGCAGATCTACGACACGATCAAGAAACACGGTCCTTCGCTGATGTATTCGATCTCTCCTTCCGGAAATATCGATAACAACCATCAGCTGATGTATGCCTGGCCGGAAGACTGGGTGGCGGACAGGACGGTCGATGAGCTGATTCCCCAGATATACTGGGGCTTCAATCATCCGGTAAAGCCGTTTGAATCAACGCTGCAGGAGTGGAAGAACATCGTCGGCGACAGCGGAATCCGCCTGTCGGCGGGGCTGGCGGCCTATAAGGTTGGCAGTGTGGATGCCGGGGCTGGCGATGCGAGCAGCGAATGGGTCGATAACAGCGACATTCTGGGCCGTCAGGTGCAGTATGCACTGTCACAGAACTGTGTCGGAGCGGCTTTCTACAACTACGGAACACTGTTTGTTCCATCCGATGAAATCAAGGAAAATGTGGATAACGAAATTGTCCACATTAAAAGCGTGACGCTGGCCTCCTAG
- a CDS encoding FAD-dependent thymidylate synthase yields MNWQDIVSNVRVYGLEEAVQGAKFSFAVDPSQVTTEITPTMEKLARSPIGSGHDNFLNGVIVQFDVTFSNKVWVEAERYHFLDFVSSQSTMHRITKFDLDQAYISYTDQRIIAIMKEKVKAYNDLQEQAKTDASLRPQLEQKYLEILYSNPAGFRLTARMTTNYRQLKTIYRQRKDHRLPEWRIFCKWIETLPHAEFITGEAADEGNQ; encoded by the coding sequence ATGAATTGGCAGGATATTGTTTCAAATGTACGTGTCTACGGCCTGGAGGAGGCTGTGCAGGGGGCGAAATTTTCCTTTGCTGTCGACCCTTCGCAGGTAACGACAGAGATTACGCCGACAATGGAGAAGCTTGCCCGCTCACCCATCGGCAGCGGTCATGATAATTTTCTGAACGGTGTCATTGTTCAGTTTGATGTGACATTTTCCAATAAGGTATGGGTCGAGGCGGAGCGCTATCACTTCCTCGACTTTGTTTCAAGTCAGTCGACGATGCACAGGATCACGAAATTCGATCTGGATCAGGCATATATTTCCTACACCGATCAAAGAATCATCGCGATCATGAAGGAAAAGGTAAAGGCCTACAACGACCTGCAGGAACAGGCAAAGACGGACGCATCTTTGCGTCCGCAGCTCGAGCAGAAGTATCTCGAGATTCTGTATTCCAATCCGGCCGGCTTCCGGCTTACTGCACGCATGACGACAAACTACCGTCAGCTGAAGACGATCTACCGCCAGCGGAAGGATCATCGTCTGCCCGAATGGCGCATTTTCTGCAAGTGGATCGAGACCCTTCCGCATGCGGAATTCATTACCGGGGAAGCCGCCGATGAAGGCAATCAATAA